Proteins from a genomic interval of Longimicrobium sp.:
- the trxA gene encoding thioredoxin, which translates to MADSENLMEITDGNFQSEIAGAQGLAMVDFWAEWCAPCRLIGPSVAQLADQYAGQVKVGKLDVDNNQRTAAQFNVRSIPTILFFKDGQVVDTIVGAQPKQMLERKLQEHLAA; encoded by the coding sequence ATGGCTGATAGCGAAAACCTCATGGAGATCACCGACGGCAACTTCCAGTCGGAGATCGCCGGCGCGCAAGGGCTTGCGATGGTCGACTTCTGGGCGGAGTGGTGCGCCCCCTGCCGCCTGATCGGCCCCTCCGTGGCCCAGCTGGCGGACCAGTACGCCGGCCAGGTGAAGGTGGGCAAGCTGGACGTGGACAACAACCAGCGCACCGCCGCGCAGTTCAACGTGCGCTCCATCCCCACCATCCTGTTCTTCAAGGACGGCCAGGTGGTAGACACCATCGTCGGCGCGCAGCCCAAGCAGATGCTGGAGCGCAAGCTTCAGGAGCACCTGGCCGCCTGA
- the mce gene encoding methylmalonyl-CoA epimerase translates to MTERALDHVGIAVHSLDESLPVFESITGHKGHGRERVESQGVEVVFLGTGEGRLELLAPTRDDSAVAKFLAKRGPGMHHLCYRVPDLAAELARYRAEGRQLIDEAPRRGAAGHLVAFIHPKSTGGVLTELLQAGGH, encoded by the coding sequence TTGACCGAGCGGGCGCTGGACCACGTGGGAATCGCGGTGCACTCGCTGGACGAATCGCTCCCCGTCTTCGAATCTATCACCGGCCACAAGGGGCATGGCCGCGAGCGCGTGGAATCCCAGGGGGTGGAGGTGGTCTTCCTGGGCACCGGCGAGGGCCGCCTGGAGCTGCTGGCCCCCACCCGCGACGATTCGGCCGTCGCCAAGTTCCTGGCGAAGCGTGGCCCGGGGATGCACCATCTGTGCTACCGCGTCCCCGACCTGGCCGCCGAGCTGGCCCGCTACCGCGCGGAGGGCCGGCAGCTGATCGACGAGGCGCCCCGCCGCGGCGCCGCGGGGCACCTGGTGGCGTTCATCCACCCGAAGTCCACCGGCGGGGTGCTCACCGAGCTGCTGCAGGCCGGCGGGCACTGA
- the rsmI gene encoding 16S rRNA (cytidine(1402)-2'-O)-methyltransferase, whose amino-acid sequence MPALSIVSTPIGNLGDITRRAAETLAAADVVLAEDTRRTGGLLKHLGIETRLMSAHEHNEASRASLVVTMLREGKNVALVSDAGTPLLSDPGARIVREVVDAGFDVVPIPGASALLSALVASGIEAESFTFHGFPPRKGPERAELLEEIAASPRASVLYESPNRVGKLLADLAEAAGGERRVCVARELTKMHEQFVRGTLADVATRYADADVLGEIVVVVAGRSVDAAAEGEVDALAARSVADALLAQGQSPSAIAKELRRRMGISRNEAYRIAQEAAGG is encoded by the coding sequence GTGCCGGCGCTTTCCATCGTCAGCACGCCCATCGGCAACCTGGGAGACATCACCCGGCGCGCGGCCGAAACCCTGGCCGCGGCCGACGTGGTGCTGGCCGAGGACACGCGGCGTACCGGGGGCCTGCTGAAGCACCTGGGCATCGAGACGCGGCTGATGTCCGCCCACGAGCACAACGAGGCGTCGCGCGCCTCGCTCGTCGTCACCATGCTGCGCGAGGGCAAGAACGTGGCGCTCGTTTCCGACGCGGGGACGCCGCTGCTTTCCGATCCCGGGGCCCGCATCGTCCGCGAGGTGGTGGATGCGGGCTTCGACGTCGTCCCCATCCCCGGCGCCTCTGCCCTTCTCTCCGCGCTGGTGGCATCGGGAATCGAGGCGGAGTCGTTCACCTTCCACGGCTTTCCGCCGCGAAAGGGCCCCGAGCGCGCCGAGCTGCTGGAGGAGATCGCCGCCTCGCCCCGCGCCTCCGTGCTGTACGAGTCGCCCAACCGCGTCGGAAAGCTGCTGGCGGACCTGGCGGAGGCGGCCGGGGGCGAGCGGCGGGTGTGCGTGGCGCGCGAGCTGACCAAGATGCACGAGCAGTTCGTGCGCGGCACCCTGGCCGACGTCGCCACTCGCTACGCAGACGCGGACGTGCTGGGCGAGATCGTCGTCGTGGTCGCCGGCCGCTCCGTGGACGCTGCGGCGGAGGGCGAGGTGGATGCGCTCGCCGCCCGCTCCGTCGCCGACGCGCTCCTGGCGCAGGGTCAATCGCCCAGCGCCATAGCCAAGGAGCTGCGCCGGCGGATGGGCATCTCCCGCAACGAAGCCTACCGCATCGCCCAGGAAGCCGCGGGCGGGTAG